Genomic window (Bacillus marinisedimentorum):
CCACAAGCGATAGAGTTGACAGACAAGTACCTGGATGAAATCCGCCTGAAACGAGAGCTGCTGACAAAGCACCCGGAACGCTGCTATCAATCATTGCCACATACAATTGAGGCACAATGGGAAATTGTCGATCTCGTTATTCATCAACTCGTTTTTTATTATCCTGAAAAATTCAATTTAGAAAAAAAGGGTGACCGCTGGACGTTTACAAGCGTCCAGACAAATGAAACCGCTGTCTTCACTTTCGGTGACAGTACAACCCTTGAAGAAGAGCCTCTGGATTTTATCGGCCGCCATGTACAGGAAGATGTGATCCTGATGATGGAACGGGACGGCGACTTGTTTTTGGATGCCGGGCAGCTCTGTTTTCCGGCGAATTGGTCGCTTTATTTCGACCTCGGCATGAACTTTAAAGAAATTCATACCCCGATCCCCGGATTTCAGGCCGATGCCCTTGATGACCGCATCCTGCAGTTTTTAATGCGGCTGGAGGCCGGGACGCCGTGGTGGAGGAAGAATTGGTCACTCATGGCCGGGAACCGGCTCGATACGTCCCTTGAAACCTTCTCCAAATGGGGGAAGGCCCGCAGGCAGGTGACAAAGGAAAATGCCGGTGAGCTTGTCCATTTCAGGGTGGAAGTGCAAAAGCTGTTCCGCCTTCCAAAAAGCAATGGCATTTTATTTACCATTCATACACACACGATGCCATTGGAAACGTTCATCCAGCATACGCCCTGGCTGGAGCAATTTTATGCGATTCTTCAGGAGCTCCCTGATTTCATCGCTGACTACAAAGGGATCGGCCTGTTTCGGCAGCAGGTGCTTGACTATCTTGCAGAGGAAGTGGAAAAGAGATGAGTCAGGTCCAGGCAGAGCTTTCACTCAAGAAGGGGAAAAGGAAGTATTTATTTTGCGCTGATGAAAAGGGGGCGGAAGTTCTCAATGCCCTCATTCCTCAAGCTGAAGAAGAACATGTCCCATTTGAAATTAAGACAATCGGACACGAATCCGATTCCTCCCTGAATCACTGGTTCAGCCAGCAAAAAATGGGCACGTATTTATATGTATCGGGGACGCAGGGCTTTGTGAACCGGATACAAAAACTTGCCCTTGAAGCCGGTTTTTCAGAACAGGAAATGCAGGTGAACGTGCTTGGGGCTATAAAAAAGCAGGTCATTTGCAGTAAATGCCACGGGGTGAATGAGGCGGAGGATGAACAGAATATCACATGCAGCCAATGCGGCATCGAACTCGAGGTTTCCAGCCATTTTTCGCGCCGGTTGGGAGGCTATCTTGGCTATACCACAATATGATCATTCAGCAATAGGGAGGGCATTCACTTGCAGCAAAATCCAAAAATAGAAGTACGAGTAAAAAATATAATAGAAGAGACCTCCGCTGTTAAACGATTCACCCTTGAAGCCATTGACAGCTCCCCGCTCCCGCCTTTCAGCGGCGGTTCGCATATTACAGTTTTCTTGCCGCATTCCTCGGGTACACTTGAACGGCACTATTCGCTTTTTAATACGACGGCTGAACGGGGGCTGTTTGAGATTGCGGTCCGGCTGTCAGAAGACTCGGCTGGCGGCTCAAGGTTCATGCACGAAAATGTTAAAAAAGGGGATGTACTCTCTGTCAGCTGGCCGAAAAATCATTTTCAACTAAGTTTCCAGGCAAAACATCATGTATTTTATGCAGCCGGCATCGGCATAACCCCATTTTTATCCATGATGGCAGAGCTCGCCGAAAAAAGAGGTTCCTTTGAGCTGCATTACGCGGCAAAAACCAAGGAGCAGTGCGCTTTTTATGACTATTTGCGCAAGAACTATCCGAATCAATGCCGTTTTTATTTTTCAAGGGAAGAGGACGGAAAACGGTTGTCGCCGACTCAGCTTTCGGACCATCGGATCGGTACTCATGTTTATTTTTGCGGCCCTGAGACCATGATAGACGAGTTTTCAAAAACAGCGGCAGCCTATGGATATCCATCCTTCAACGTTCATTTTGAGCGGTTTGCTCCGCCGCCGATAAAGGAACGGCATCCGTTCCAGGTGAAACTGCAAAGGAGCGGCGGGCAGCTTGAGGTTCCAGCGGATACTTCCCTGCTCGAAACGCTTCATCAAAACGGAGTCGATATCCCTTACTCCTGCCGTGCAGGCGGCTGCGGGACGTGTGAAGTGAAGGTGGAAGAGGGGGAAATTATTCATTATGATTCGTTTCTGACAGAAGAACAGCAAAGATCACAGCAAAGGATGCTAAGCTGTGTTTCACGGGGGAAAGGCCGGCTGGTGTTGGATGTTTGATATCCGATGAAAGGAGGACAGGTGCTGATCTGACAACTGTTCTCCTTTCATCTGTATAAGAACACCTTCAAGGTCTCATTCCTGTCAACGGTCGCCAGCAGCACGTTTTTCACATCCGTATGGTGCATCTTTTTTAATTCAGAAATCAGCCAGCCTTCATCCTTTTGGATTTGCTTCAACTCTATGTCATTAATCTTGCCTTCTTTTATGACCGTCTTCGGGAAATCGAATGGCTCTGCCCCCTTCTGCATAGAAGCCGGTGTGACCGGATCGTATTGCGGGTCCATAAAGACCGAAATTTTGCCGTCTGATTCCCAGAGTGCAAGTGCTACATTTTTTACATCTTTCACTTTCTCCTCACGTAATTCTTCCAGCAGCACATCGATGGAAATCCTCGCCTTATTCAATCCCTTTTTTAAGATTTCTCCATTTTTCACAATTATGACCGGGTCACTATTAATGAGCTTCCGAACAGCCGGCCACCTCAGAATGCTGAACAGCGCAACAAGGTAAAGGGCGACTAAAACAGATGTCGTGACGACAGAACCTTTCAGTCCGAGTTGTTCGTCTGATAATGGATGGGCGATAATGTTCCCGATCACAAGAGCAATAACAAAATCCAGAAGTCTCAATTGGGAGATGGACCGCTGTCCAAGGACTCTTGCGACAATCACCAAAAAGAAAAAAGCAATGACAGCCCGCAGAGCCCATTCCAGTGTTGTAAGGGTTTCCTGTCCTTCAAAAAAATCCATTTTTGTCACTTCCTTTTACATGAAAGCTTCAGTTAGTTTAACACTTGTGTCGGGATAATAACCCGAAAGTAAAGTAAAGGATTACCATAGCTTTTCCGGCTTCATTATAGAACGTTCCAACCATTTGGCGTCACGCCATGCACTTCCCTTACATAGCATAGGATGAAGTAAATCCAGAACTTCAGTCATAAAAAGTATGACGTTTAGCTCCACGGCATAGAGATGTCTGCTAAAGAACTAACCAGGGGTGCAAATCGAATGAAAAAACCTTCTATCGTTTATCATGATCACAATCCATTTATTGGTTGTTATAAGCAAGTGGTCAGCAAGAAAGAATGCCAGAAACTGATTGATTTGGCGGAACAAAAACTCCAACCGTCAGCTATTGTTGGACAATCGAAAACCGAAATCTCGCCAGCAAGAAAATCAGATCAAGCCCAATTCCGCTATGATTGCAATGCAATTGTCCAGAAAGTGGCTGACCGAATTGCGTCCATCGCGGGCCAGCCGCTTAACCATGCGGAGGACCTGCGGGTTATCAGGTACCAGGCCGGCGGCAAATTTGATGAACATTTTGATGCGTTTGATTCTTCTGCGCGGCTTGGAAAAAAGCATATTACTAAGGGTGGCCAGCGAATTCTTACGGCCCTCCTTTACTTGAATACCGTCCATGCCGGCGGAGAGACCTTTTTTCCCGCTTTATCTCTTAATGTTCCTCCGTCACAAGGAGATCTGCTCGTTTTTGAAAATTGCAGAAAAGGAACCACTGTCCCCCATCCCCTTTCAAGGCATGGGTCGCACCCGTTAAAATCTGGGGAGAAATGGATTTCCACGCTGTGGTTCCGGGAAAAGCGGCAATACTGAGTATTCCTATTCCATGCTTGAATTGTTTTCCTTCCGTCCTTTCCGTTGACATTGTGCCGGTTACCTGTAATAATAGCGGTAATCAAATACTGGTACCTTTAATTTCAGTCCCGTGAGGCTGACAAGGACAGCGGAAATGGTTTGGATAACCCGGGGTCTATCTATGCCCATGTTTTATCCATGCGAAGAGAGGCTTCCTGTCGGTGACGGCAGGAAGCCTCTTTTGTTTTCCCTGAAGGTAAAAACCGAATCCGATTCGGTACCAGTTTTAGACATTCTAAAACGGGAGGAATTTAACGATGGGAAAAAATAAAGTGGATCTGGATTTTTCATTGCAGGCAGTGCCGCAGGCGCAACGGAAAGGATTTTGGAGAATGCTTGTCGTTATGCTTGGTTTTACGTTTTTCTCAGCAAGCATGTTGTCCGGCGGAGCGTTAGGCATGGGCTTATCGATGACACAATTTATTGGAGTCGTACTGGCGGGGAACTTG
Coding sequences:
- a CDS encoding DUF421 domain-containing protein, giving the protein MDFFEGQETLTTLEWALRAVIAFFFLVIVARVLGQRSISQLRLLDFVIALVIGNIIAHPLSDEQLGLKGSVVTTSVLVALYLVALFSILRWPAVRKLINSDPVIIVKNGEILKKGLNKARISIDVLLEELREEKVKDVKNVALALWESDGKISVFMDPQYDPVTPASMQKGAEPFDFPKTVIKEGKINDIELKQIQKDEGWLISELKKMHHTDVKNVLLATVDRNETLKVFLYR
- a CDS encoding prolyl hydroxylase family protein encodes the protein MKKPSIVYHDHNPFIGCYKQVVSKKECQKLIDLAEQKLQPSAIVGQSKTEISPARKSDQAQFRYDCNAIVQKVADRIASIAGQPLNHAEDLRVIRYQAGGKFDEHFDAFDSSARLGKKHITKGGQRILTALLYLNTVHAGGETFFPALSLNVPPSQGDLLVFENCRKGTTVPHPLSRHGSHPLKSGEKWISTLWFREKRQY
- a CDS encoding heme-dependent oxidative N-demethylase family protein: MKLQDDFQSFPYPFKDSDVYRYSNNAVPLDPPQAIELTDKYLDEIRLKRELLTKHPERCYQSLPHTIEAQWEIVDLVIHQLVFYYPEKFNLEKKGDRWTFTSVQTNETAVFTFGDSTTLEEEPLDFIGRHVQEDVILMMERDGDLFLDAGQLCFPANWSLYFDLGMNFKEIHTPIPGFQADALDDRILQFLMRLEAGTPWWRKNWSLMAGNRLDTSLETFSKWGKARRQVTKENAGELVHFRVEVQKLFRLPKSNGILFTIHTHTMPLETFIQHTPWLEQFYAILQELPDFIADYKGIGLFRQQVLDYLAEEVEKR
- a CDS encoding dimethylamine monooxygenase subunit DmmA family protein, with protein sequence MSQVQAELSLKKGKRKYLFCADEKGAEVLNALIPQAEEEHVPFEIKTIGHESDSSLNHWFSQQKMGTYLYVSGTQGFVNRIQKLALEAGFSEQEMQVNVLGAIKKQVICSKCHGVNEAEDEQNITCSQCGIELEVSSHFSRRLGGYLGYTTI
- a CDS encoding PDR/VanB family oxidoreductase — its product is MQQNPKIEVRVKNIIEETSAVKRFTLEAIDSSPLPPFSGGSHITVFLPHSSGTLERHYSLFNTTAERGLFEIAVRLSEDSAGGSRFMHENVKKGDVLSVSWPKNHFQLSFQAKHHVFYAAGIGITPFLSMMAELAEKRGSFELHYAAKTKEQCAFYDYLRKNYPNQCRFYFSREEDGKRLSPTQLSDHRIGTHVYFCGPETMIDEFSKTAAAYGYPSFNVHFERFAPPPIKERHPFQVKLQRSGGQLEVPADTSLLETLHQNGVDIPYSCRAGGCGTCEVKVEEGEIIHYDSFLTEEQQRSQQRMLSCVSRGKGRLVLDV